The following proteins are encoded in a genomic region of Nycticebus coucang isolate mNycCou1 chromosome 17, mNycCou1.pri, whole genome shotgun sequence:
- the C17H5orf47 gene encoding uncharacterized protein C5orf47 homolog, translating into MRAAGPEQRQDLARFVYVTRFGSHQCGGVLELRGRQAQGRWCPRLGALSNREEAREAAAPGVRAAGELTPGPRSPVAAPGVAAAASMASGRRASSARSCPRPPAARAGLIQKNGAKRFDFPIPLNETSKIMKKRKKSSVWNTVYKVISKMLEENEKYRLRLKCQRLSSESSNYTR; encoded by the exons ATGAGGGCGGCAGGCCCCGAGCAGCGGCAGGATCTGGCGCGCTTTGTCTACGTGACCCGCTTTGGTTCGCACCAGTGTGGCGGCGTTTTGGAGCTGCGCGGCCGCCAGGCTCAGGGCCGTTGGTGTCCGCGGCTCGGGGCCCTGAGCAACCGGGAGGAGGCGCGGGAAGCGGCGGCGCCGGGGGTCCGGGCCGCGGGCGAGCTGACCCCTGGCCCCCGGTCCCCGGTCGCAGCACCTGGCGTCGCGGCCGCGGCTTCCATGGCGTCCGGGCGGCGGGCGTCGAGCGCGCGGAGCTGCCCCCGGCCGCCGGCGGCACGTGCAG GTTTAATCCAGAAGAATGGAGctaaaaggtttgattttcccatACCATTGAATGAAACttccaaaataatgaaaaaaaggaaaaag TCTTCAGTATGGAATACAGTATACAAAGTCATTTCtaaaatgcttgaagaaaatgaaaaatacagactcaggcTGAAATGCCAAAGATTATCTAGTGAAA GCTCAAATTATACAAGATGA